Proteins from one Xanthobacter autotrophicus Py2 genomic window:
- a CDS encoding P-type DNA transfer ATPase VirB11 (TIGRFAM: P-type DNA transfer ATPase VirB11~PFAM: type II secretion system protein E~KEGG: ret:RHE_PD00153 transport secretion system IV, VirB11 protein), producing the protein MTEGADVGVVRDLLFPLAQFLSDETLYEIVINRPGVVLTEGPGGWRRHEAPDLTFEKLMRLARAVASYSHQAIDEAHPLLSATLPDEHRIQIVIPPATPKGTVSITLRNPSAVALTLDDLETAGLFSEVSPIPDELSAADARLLELYQAGSYMPFLREAVLARKNIIISGATRSGKTTLSKALIQHIPEDERLITIEDTPELVIPQDNHVRLFYSKDGQGLAKIGAKELLEASLRMRPDRVLLQELRDGTAFYYIRNVNSGHPGSITTVHADSARLAFEQLTLLVKESDGGHDLERSDIRDLLKIAIDVIVQCKRVSGRFRVTEIYFDPHQDSDANG; encoded by the coding sequence ATGACAGAAGGAGCAGATGTCGGCGTCGTCCGCGACCTGCTTTTCCCCCTCGCGCAGTTCCTCAGCGACGAGACGCTCTACGAGATCGTGATCAACCGCCCGGGCGTGGTCCTGACCGAGGGTCCCGGCGGGTGGCGCAGGCACGAAGCACCGGATCTCACGTTCGAGAAGCTGATGCGGCTCGCGCGGGCCGTGGCGAGCTATTCGCACCAGGCGATCGACGAAGCTCACCCACTGCTCTCAGCCACCCTGCCCGATGAGCATCGCATCCAGATCGTCATTCCACCCGCCACCCCTAAAGGCACGGTGAGTATCACGCTCCGCAATCCCTCCGCGGTCGCGCTGACGCTCGACGATCTCGAAACCGCCGGCCTCTTCTCGGAAGTCAGTCCGATCCCTGACGAGCTCTCGGCAGCCGACGCCAGGCTGCTCGAGCTATACCAAGCCGGAAGCTACATGCCGTTCTTGCGGGAGGCGGTGCTCGCTCGAAAGAACATCATCATTTCGGGCGCGACGCGGTCCGGCAAGACCACGCTCTCGAAGGCGCTGATCCAACATATCCCCGAAGACGAACGGCTGATCACCATCGAGGACACGCCCGAACTCGTGATCCCGCAGGATAACCATGTGCGGCTGTTCTATTCGAAGGACGGGCAGGGGCTGGCCAAGATCGGGGCGAAGGAGCTTTTGGAGGCATCCTTGCGTATGCGTCCGGATCGCGTCCTGCTGCAGGAGCTCCGCGACGGCACCGCCTTCTATTACATCCGCAACGTGAATTCAGGACATCCCGGCTCGATCACCACCGTACATGCCGATTCCGCCAGGTTGGCGTTCGAGCAGCTTACGCTGCTCGTGAAGGAATCTGATGGTGGGCACGACCTCGAGCGGAGCGATATCCGCGACCTGCTGAAGATCGCGATCGACGTCATCGTTCAGTGCAAACGCGTAAGCGGGAGATTTCGGGTGACGGAGATCTATTTCGACCCACACCAAGATAGCGACGCGAACGGGTAG
- a CDS encoding conjugation TrbI family protein (PFAM: conjugation TrbI family protein~KEGG: ret:RHE_PD00152 transport secretion system IV, VirB10 protein), with amino-acid sequence MADDIESGVPGERGQSVTGRRQDNPLLKRGAVVLAVIAFVGFALWSMRDRGPRTDAEKPERVVIRQTSAFEPARQPAAMPEVKLPTPVVTPQAAPADDPLLDAARRAPVMAYGAQRGPQNRQQAAGAPPDVNSNYVPLNGAGGGFNGPGENEDRRFGRMMTPTRLEGSRAGTLGNRDFIIAMGTSIPCVLETALSSDQPGFASCVINRDVLSDNGRVVMLEKGTQVVGEYRGGLRRGQARLFVLWNRAKTPKGVIITLASPATDALGRAGMDGYVDTHWWERFGSALLLSIVGDAANYAQGQLQQGDIQVQNSANAGQQAAAIAVEQSINIPPTLEKHQGELVSIFVARDLDFSGVYGLRVTEPRNTIYDRGVLGDFSRRSTLVTK; translated from the coding sequence ATGGCGGACGATATCGAAAGCGGCGTGCCGGGAGAGCGTGGTCAGTCCGTCACTGGACGGCGGCAAGACAACCCGCTCCTGAAACGCGGAGCGGTGGTGCTGGCCGTCATCGCATTCGTCGGCTTTGCCCTGTGGTCGATGCGAGATCGAGGACCGCGGACGGACGCTGAGAAGCCCGAGCGTGTCGTCATCCGGCAGACCTCGGCTTTTGAGCCGGCCCGCCAGCCTGCGGCCATGCCGGAGGTGAAGCTGCCGACGCCGGTCGTCACGCCGCAAGCCGCCCCGGCGGACGACCCGTTGCTCGACGCCGCCCGCCGCGCTCCGGTGATGGCGTACGGGGCACAGCGCGGCCCACAGAACCGGCAACAAGCTGCCGGCGCTCCGCCTGACGTCAACTCCAACTATGTACCCCTGAATGGCGCTGGAGGCGGCTTCAACGGGCCGGGCGAGAATGAGGACCGGCGTTTCGGCCGCATGATGACGCCGACCCGCCTCGAAGGGTCACGGGCGGGCACCCTGGGCAATCGTGATTTCATCATCGCCATGGGCACGTCGATCCCGTGCGTCCTTGAGACCGCCTTGTCCTCGGATCAGCCCGGCTTCGCCAGCTGCGTCATCAATCGCGACGTGCTCTCGGACAATGGCCGTGTCGTCATGTTGGAGAAGGGCACGCAGGTCGTGGGCGAGTACCGTGGTGGCCTGCGCCGCGGGCAGGCCCGCCTCTTCGTACTGTGGAATCGGGCCAAGACACCGAAAGGCGTGATCATCACCCTCGCATCACCGGCCACCGACGCCTTGGGCCGGGCCGGCATGGACGGCTATGTCGACACTCATTGGTGGGAGCGCTTCGGCAGCGCTCTGCTGCTTTCGATTGTTGGCGACGCCGCCAACTACGCCCAGGGCCAGCTCCAGCAGGGCGACATCCAAGTCCAGAACAGCGCCAATGCCGGCCAGCAGGCGGCCGCCATCGCGGTCGAGCAGTCCATCAACATCCCGCCGACGCTGGAGAAACACCAGGGCGAGTTGGTGTCGATCTTCGTCGCCCGGGACCTGGATTTCTCTGGCGTCTACGGTCTGCGCGTCACCGAGCCGCGCAACACGATCTACGATCGCGGCGTGCTCGGCGACTTCAGCCGGCGTTCGACGCTCGTCACAAAATAG
- a CDS encoding P-type conjugative transfer protein VirB9 (TIGRFAM: P-type conjugative transfer protein VirB9~PFAM: Conjugal transfer protein TrbG/VirB9/CagX~KEGG: ret:RHE_PD00151 transport secretion system IV, VirB9 protein) — translation MKRAALIFVVAWACLVTPANALETPSSAPQDNRVRFVDYEPYNITKIVGSLRSSVQVEFAEDEEIAHVALGNTVAWEVAPAGNILFLKPRENQPVTNISVVTTRRNGATRSYQMELTVRDGSVASGQPTYFYVKYRYPADEAGRRRQEAAARAQAAQAGYADKVLTFHEQYGPRNWRYSAQGSAALEPEAVYDNGKLTTFAFTGNQEMPAIYMENSDGTESLVPKSVEGDLVLVHAISRKFILRRGGDVLCIFNEAYDRVGINPGTNTTSPSVERIVKPQSAPKAQ, via the coding sequence TTGAAGCGCGCTGCTCTCATCTTCGTGGTGGCTTGGGCCTGCCTCGTCACCCCTGCCAATGCCCTGGAGACGCCCAGCAGCGCACCCCAGGACAACCGGGTCCGCTTCGTCGACTACGAGCCCTACAACATCACCAAGATCGTGGGCTCGCTGCGCTCCTCGGTCCAGGTCGAGTTCGCCGAAGACGAGGAGATCGCTCATGTGGCGCTCGGCAACACAGTGGCCTGGGAGGTGGCACCCGCCGGAAACATCCTGTTCCTAAAGCCGCGCGAGAACCAGCCGGTGACGAACATCTCTGTGGTGACGACACGGCGCAATGGAGCGACCCGCAGCTATCAGATGGAGCTCACGGTGCGCGACGGCTCGGTGGCCTCGGGACAGCCCACCTACTTCTATGTGAAGTATCGATATCCCGCCGACGAGGCCGGGCGCCGGCGCCAGGAGGCAGCGGCAAGGGCTCAGGCCGCCCAGGCCGGCTATGCCGACAAGGTGCTCACCTTCCATGAGCAATATGGCCCCCGCAACTGGCGCTACTCGGCGCAGGGCTCGGCCGCGCTCGAGCCGGAGGCGGTCTACGACAATGGCAAGCTGACCACCTTCGCTTTCACCGGCAACCAGGAGATGCCGGCGATCTACATGGAGAATTCCGACGGCACGGAGAGCCTGGTCCCGAAATCGGTCGAGGGCGACCTGGTGCTCGTCCACGCCATCAGCCGCAAGTTCATCCTGCGACGTGGCGGCGATGTGCTCTGCATCTTCAACGAAGCCTATGACCGGGTTGGGATCAACCCGGGCACCAACACGACGTCTCCCTCGGTCGAGCGGATCGTGAAACCACAATCGGCGCCGAAGGCGCAATAG
- a CDS encoding VirB8 family protein (PFAM: VirB8 family protein~KEGG: ret:RHE_PD00150 transport secretion system IV, VirB8 protein), with amino-acid sequence MVTNESLKSYFEKARRFDQDRMIRAERSTRVAWFVAICASILAAAAVFAVAGLTPLKTVQPFVVRVDNSTGIVDVVSALTATAGTYDEAVTKYFAARYVRAREAYVWSEAEENFRTVALLSTQAEQQRFAALYRGSNPESPQNIYVRSATARINIVSISLINPHVVSVRYIRTVTRGEDVRTTHWVATLTFAYVNAPMSATDRLVNPLGFVVSEYRADPEAIN; translated from the coding sequence ATGGTGACGAACGAAAGCCTTAAAAGTTATTTCGAGAAAGCCCGCCGGTTCGATCAGGACCGGATGATCCGGGCGGAGCGCTCGACCCGGGTCGCCTGGTTCGTGGCGATCTGCGCCAGCATCCTGGCGGCGGCCGCGGTCTTCGCGGTTGCGGGTCTGACGCCGCTAAAGACGGTGCAGCCCTTTGTCGTCAGGGTCGACAATTCCACAGGCATCGTCGATGTGGTCTCGGCCCTGACCGCGACCGCCGGAACCTACGACGAGGCCGTCACCAAGTATTTCGCGGCGCGATACGTCCGGGCGCGGGAGGCCTATGTCTGGAGCGAGGCGGAAGAGAACTTCCGGACCGTCGCCCTTCTTTCCACCCAGGCCGAGCAGCAACGGTTCGCCGCGCTCTATCGCGGCAGCAATCCGGAATCTCCCCAGAACATCTATGTCCGCAGCGCCACTGCCCGGATCAACATCGTCTCGATCTCGCTGATCAACCCTCACGTGGTGTCGGTCCGCTACATCCGCACCGTCACGCGCGGAGAGGATGTCCGCACCACCCATTGGGTGGCAACGTTGACCTTCGCCTATGTCAACGCGCCCATGTCCGCGACGGACCGGTTGGTCAATCCGCTCGGCTTTGTCGTGAGCGAGTACCGGGCCGACCCGGAGGCCATCAATTGA